The region CTGGCGCGTGTCTCCGTTCCCAGCAGAACGTCGGCATTATCTTCCCGCGCCCCGTGGGTATGGACCTTCAGGAACATCTCGTCTCCGACGAGCGGGGCATGATCGAGCCACAGACGGACCCGTTCCAGCGTCGGAGGATCGTTATGTGCAATCTCGCCCATCTCGACGCGCGGCGCGCGCCCTTTGCGGAACCGCAGACCGACGGGACCTGTAATCATCAGGAGGTCGCCTCTCGAACCCCCTCCCACACTGGCTTCAATGCCGCGATCGAAGGCCTTGGGACGCCCGGGCGTTCCAGTACACCAGTAAACCTGGTTGACGATGCGGCCCTGGGTAGGAGATGGAATCGAGGGCATGGTGAAGTCGGCATAGCAGCCGAGATCGCGCAGCAGCTCGATCTCGCCCGTCAGGCCGCAGTCGAGCCCGTCCGGGCGCGAGTTGTCCAATGCCCAGTTTCCGTGGATGAAGCCGAAGACCATGCGGCCGCGATGATCGTTGAGCAGACCATGATCGTTGCGCAGGCAGCGGCAGAAGTCGCTCATCTTGCGAATGAAACTCTCCGGGGTTTCGTCGCGATGGTGGATGTGGACTTCGACGTCTCCGATTCCCTGCTGTGTCATCTCTGCAAGAGGCTGAAGCAGCTCGGCCTTATACTCCTCCTGCGGATAGAAAAAGCTGTACCGGGGGCGTTTGCCTTGAGCGTCACGGGGCGCAGCATCGGCAATCCGCGGCCACAGATGTTGCCATCGCGCGACACGCTGAAGAGCAACTTCCATGGAGACCTTCTGGCAAAGAGGCTCGTAATGGTCTGTGATGGCGACCCACAGACGGCGGACCTTTGGCCGCTGAATCAGGCGCCTTGTTCTGTCGCGGAAGTACCCTGGAAACCATAACTCTGCGTGACGGGGAAGGTTCATTATGATTCAGCTCGGTAAAATCCTAAGACAACAGAGCAGGCTTCAGAACAGGAATATGCCCGGGGCCCGCTGTTTCTTCTGATCATGGGTATGCCAGATGCACTAAGATTGCACTTGGGACTGCAGTATCTATTTTATGGGACTTTTCCTCACGCTACTTTACATTCTGACGGCGTATCTCGGTCCCGAGACCCTTTGGGGCTCTCTTTACGAGTTTCACATCGAGATCATTATCGCGTTCCTCGCCCTGGTTGCGTCCCTTCCGCGCATCCAGGAGTCGAAGCTCCTCAGCATGCCGCAGACCTACGCGCTGACGGGCATGTGTTTCGCGGTCTTCTGTTCCATGGTGATGACCGGATGGCTGGGATCCATTCTTCCAGCCCTGCTCGGTTTTATCCCGAATACGTTCGCGTTCTTCCTTGTGGTCGTCAACTTCCGGACGAAGAGACATCTGCAGTTCCTGGCGCTTACGCTCTTTGTCGTCTGTGCGTTCACCATTGCCAGGGGCTATATGGCACTGCGGGCGGGCGATTTCGCCAATCCATACCTGATGCCACAGGGCACAGAGGGCGGGTACATCTATCGCCTGCGCGGTATGGCGTTTATCAACGATCCAAATGACTTTGCCCAGGTCATGGTGAGCCTGATTCCCTGCATGTTCTTTTTGTGGAAGAAAGGGAGTCTCCCCCGGAACGTTCTCTTCGTTCTGCTTCCAGTGGGATGGCTCGTCTTCGGCATGTACCTGACGCATTCGCGTGGCGGAATCGTCGCTCTCATGGCTGTCATGCTGTTTGCCTCACGGCGCAAGATCGGCACGATTCCTGCCGCGATGATCGCCGGCGGTTTTTTTGTGCTTACCTCCGTTGTGGGATGGTCGGGTGGGCGAGATGTCTCCATGGAAGCCGGAGCCGGGCGCATGGAGGCCTGGGCTGTCGGAATCGACCTCCTGAAGAGTCATCCCCTCTTTGGAGTAGGGTTCAGCCGGTTCGGAGAATACTTCTTCATCACGGCGCATAATACCGTTGTTGTATGCGCTGCAGAACTGGGAATGTTCGGGCTCTTCTGGTGGGTGGCGTTTATTGTTCCTACCCTCCGTGATGCCATCCTCTCTTCACAGGAGAAGAAAGAGAATGTCTCCGAGGACGATGCCTTCTCTTTCGCCCACGCGACGGGTATTCGGCGCGATATCCCAACCATGCCATTGGCGCGGCAAGAAGCAAGTTTATCCGTAGCCAACGATATGGGATCGATAGCCACACTGGAAGCACCCAAGAGGAACGCGGCAGCGATTCCTCTGTATCTGGCTGATGATACAGAGGAGCAAACTCCTTCCGTGGATGAGATTCGTCGGTTGGCACAGCTCATGCTGGTGTCGCTCATCGGCTATTTCGTCGCAGGATGGTTCCTCTCCCGCGCCTACGTTATGACTTTGTTCATCTATGGCGGAATGGTCCAGGTGATTTATCACATGGCACTCCGTCAAAATATAGTTTCGGTCCGCATGCCGTCCTTTAAGGTGGCGCAATACTCCGCCATTTGCTCGGTAGGACTCATCTTTATTGTTTACCTGATGCTGCGCTTCCAGCACCTGGCAGGCGTCCGCTAAGAACGGCCCCCTGCTACATGGGCCGGAAGGCGTTGAAGATGAGCTTGAGGCCGTGCATGGAGTTAGCGACCAGGATCAGTCCCAGTGCGAAATAGACCAGCGTCACAGCATTGGCAATGTGATAGATGATCCTGTTCTCCCGATACTTCGCATAGCGCACCTTACCCAGCCGTTTCTTGAGGAACAGTGTGTAATAGTGGACCGCTACTACACCAACGGCGTGCCACAGACCGTAGATGACGAAGGTCGGGCCTGCGCCGTGCCAGATTCCCATCAGGACAAAGACGATGGCGATGGCGAGCGCGATGCAGTGCGGTGCTAAAGCAGGTCCGAAACGGCGCACGAGCGATTTGGACAGGGGCACAAAGACCATATCGCGCATGTAATCGGTGAGGGTAATGTGCCAGTGGGCCCAAAACTCCTGCAGGTTGCGTTTGCTGAAGGGGCGGTCGAAGTTTTCGTGAACGTGAATTCCCAGAAGGCCGGAGACGCCGATTGCGAGATCGCAGAAGCCCGAGAAGTTCAGGTAGAGGTAGGCACAGTAACCGGCCACGGCGATGGGGAAATCGATCCAGTGATGAGGGAGCCCATCGGCCAGCAGGCCATCGTAAGTAAGCTGGTTGGCGAGATTGCCCAGAAAGACGTACTTCGTCAGACCAATCAGGATGCGGGCCCAGCTGCGTCCGATGGGCGTGAGCGAACGGTCGGGCTTTGTCAGTGAGTTATGGAAGGCGCTATAGGGATTGATGGGTCCGATGGAGAGCGTCGGCACGAAAAAGGCGAAGGAGAGGTACTCCGAAAAGCCTGGCATGGGGACGATCTCGTTTCGAATCTCGTGCACCATGTGGCTCAGCCGAAAGGCCATGTAGGAGAGGCCGAGGAAGAAATCGG is a window of Edaphobacter sp. 12200R-103 DNA encoding:
- a CDS encoding O-antigen ligase family protein — encoded protein: MGLFLTLLYILTAYLGPETLWGSLYEFHIEIIIAFLALVASLPRIQESKLLSMPQTYALTGMCFAVFCSMVMTGWLGSILPALLGFIPNTFAFFLVVVNFRTKRHLQFLALTLFVVCAFTIARGYMALRAGDFANPYLMPQGTEGGYIYRLRGMAFINDPNDFAQVMVSLIPCMFFLWKKGSLPRNVLFVLLPVGWLVFGMYLTHSRGGIVALMAVMLFASRRKIGTIPAAMIAGGFFVLTSVVGWSGGRDVSMEAGAGRMEAWAVGIDLLKSHPLFGVGFSRFGEYFFITAHNTVVVCAAELGMFGLFWWVAFIVPTLRDAILSSQEKKENVSEDDAFSFAHATGIRRDIPTMPLARQEASLSVANDMGSIATLEAPKRNAAAIPLYLADDTEEQTPSVDEIRRLAQLMLVSLIGYFVAGWFLSRAYVMTLFIYGGMVQVIYHMALRQNIVSVRMPSFKVAQYSAICSVGLIFIVYLMLRFQHLAGVR
- a CDS encoding MBOAT family O-acyltransferase, with the translated sequence MPPGLTHFLSNSLLLVTLTVPFLFFPIAAWAVLRWSPDRWRMPAFAIVNLVFGLAVCLSRGTYGVRLHDVKQYFIFSTAMFGVYVLLVAVQYLLLGKKLGTWLPLFFPILMLAVVKYVPRQWTQGFVPAPFSNKVFADFFLGLSYMAFRLSHMVHEIRNEIVPMPGFSEYLSFAFFVPTLSIGPINPYSAFHNSLTKPDRSLTPIGRSWARILIGLTKYVFLGNLANQLTYDGLLADGLPHHWIDFPIAVAGYCAYLYLNFSGFCDLAIGVSGLLGIHVHENFDRPFSKRNLQEFWAHWHITLTDYMRDMVFVPLSKSLVRRFGPALAPHCIALAIAIVFVLMGIWHGAGPTFVIYGLWHAVGVVAVHYYTLFLKKRLGKVRYAKYRENRIIYHIANAVTLVYFALGLILVANSMHGLKLIFNAFRPM